CCGCCGACGCCGCCCTGGCCGCCCCCTTCGGCCCGGAGAACCTGCGCGGCAAGCGCGCCTGCAAGCGGGCCCTGCAGCGGGAACTGGGCCTGGAGCCCGACCCGACGGTGCCGATCGTCACCATGGTCACCCGCCTCGACACCCAGAAGGGGCTGGACACCGTCGAAGAGGCCTGGCGGGACCTGGTGAAGCGGAAGCTGCAGTTCGTCCTCCTCGGCACCGGCGAGGAGGCGCACATGAAGCGCTTCGCCCGGATCGAGGGGAGCCGCCCCGGCCAGGTCTCCATCAACCTCTCTTTCGACGAGGCCCTGGCCCGGCGCATCTACGCCGGCAGCGACCTCTTCCTCATGCCGAGCCGCTACGAGCCCTGCGGCCTCGGGCAGCTCATCGCCCTGCGCTACGGCACGGTTCCGGTCGTGCGCAGGACCGGGGGATTGGCGGACACGATCACCGACCCGCGGGAGAGCCCGCGCCGGGCCAACGGCTTCAGCTTCGAGGAGCCGAGCGCCGCCGCCCTGATGGAGGCCCTCGACCGGGCCCTCGACCTCTACGAGCGCCGCCGCCCCTGGCTGACCCTGGTGCGGCGCGGCATGTCCCGGGACTCCTCCTGGGCCCGCTCGGCGGAGCGCTACGTAGAGCTCTACCGCCGGGCGATGGAGATGCGCGATGTCTGATGGGGGGGAAAAGGACACGGCCGGGGCCGGCCGGCAGGGAACCATCGGGGAGGAGACAGCCGCGATGGCCGCCGACCTGGACGCCATTCAGCAGGAGGTGGGAAAGCGCATCCGGGACAACCGGCGCTTCCTCGCCCGGTTCATGGACGAGGACTTCATGGACGAGGACTTCATGGACGAGGACTTCGAGGACGAGGACGAACGGGGAGAGGACGTCGAAGGAGAGGGGGATGCGGACGGGGAGTGATCCACGAGAAGGAGGGTCGAGGGGCCTACCCCTTCCCTTCGAGCCGCGCCAGGTACTCCCCCCACTCCACGGGCAGCAGCGACTGCTTGCGGCTGTTGCACTCCTTGCAGGCCGCCACGCAGTTGCCCTTGGTGCTGCGGCCGCCGCGCACCAGGGGCACGATGTGGTCGAGGGTCAGCTCCTTGGGAGGAACCTGCGCCCCGCAGTAATGACAGCGGCCCTGGCCGACGCGGTTCTTCCACCACTGGCTGCGGCGCAGCTCCCGCGCCTTGGACCGCTCCCGGCGGATCTGCTCCTCGGAAACCTCGATGATCGGATCGGACACGCTCCCCTCCCTTGTTAAAAAACCGACCCCATTGTAGCCAAGCCACCGGCCCGGCACAACCCCTGCCCGCCCCCCTGCCGCCGCACATCTTGCACAAATTTCCAAATTGTGCGATGTATACGATCGTCGTCGCCGGGGATTTTCTCCGGCGTCCCCCTTTTCACAGAGAACCGCGGACATGAAGATACTCATCATCGGCGCCGGCCAGGTCGGCTACTTCCTCTGCGAGCGCCTCTCCCACGAGGGTCACGAGGTGACCCTCATCGACCGCAACGAAGAGCAGCTGGGCCGGGTGCAGGACCGCCTCAACGTGCTCGGGATCCTGGGCAACGGCGCCAGCGCCGAAACCCTGGAGCAGGCCGGCATCAAGGAGACGGAGATCTTCATCGCCGTCACCGACATGGACGAGGTGAACATCCTCGCCTGCCTGCTCGCCCGGGAGTACGGGGTGGCCACCCGGGTCGCCCGGGTCAAGAGCATCGAGTACACCGGCCAGAGCGCGGTCCTCTCCAAGGAGAAGCTCGGCATCGACCTGCTCATCAACCCCGACGACGCGGTCGCCGACGAGATCGTCAAGATCGCCACCCGCTCGGGGGCCTTCGACGTGGCCGAG
The DNA window shown above is from Desulfuromonas sp. and carries:
- a CDS encoding HNH endonuclease — translated: MSDPIIEVSEEQIRRERSKARELRRSQWWKNRVGQGRCHYCGAQVPPKELTLDHIVPLVRGGRSTKGNCVAACKECNSRKQSLLPVEWGEYLARLEGKG
- a CDS encoding glycosyltransferase, producing the protein ADAALAAPFGPENLRGKRACKRALQRELGLEPDPTVPIVTMVTRLDTQKGLDTVEEAWRDLVKRKLQFVLLGTGEEAHMKRFARIEGSRPGQVSINLSFDEALARRIYAGSDLFLMPSRYEPCGLGQLIALRYGTVPVVRRTGGLADTITDPRESPRRANGFSFEEPSAAALMEALDRALDLYERRRPWLTLVRRGMSRDSSWARSAERYVELYRRAMEMRDV